A genomic segment from Micromonospora echinaurantiaca encodes:
- a CDS encoding S8 family peptidase, whose translation MRSIRKLSALTLLVLGVSAVAPGGSPASAQPGAAQPATTPPVAAKPRTVTLLTGDTVHLSTVNGQTAVDVVPGKGREKIPFLTHRAGEDVRVIPADAVGLLNRGKLDERLFDISTLVDFGYDDKRATLPLIVQHSGAAPAGLTGARTTRKLSGASAVAESRADAVSFWNTVTSTASGTERHLRAGFDKIWLDGLRQPTLDVSVPLTGAPEAWQAGWTGTGVKVGVIDTGVDQTHPDLAGNVAAAENFTAEPDALDRIGHGTHVASTIVGSGAASQGRYKGMAPGASLYSAKVCMEEGCPESAILAGMTWAAEQGVKVANMSLGGPDSPGTDPIEAAVADLTQRYGVLFVVAAGNSGEGGESTVNSPGSAAEALTVGAVTKAGELAWFSSRGPRVGDAGIKPDITAPGVGIVAARSSISAYEPDAGNPQYTSLNGTSMATPHVAGAAAILAQQHPDWTPERIKSTLMAAAQPNADIGVYEQGAGFLDVARATRQTVTASPVSVAFERNTAAQQRTITYANSGSSARTLAVSFDARDADGAPAPAGLFSLSASSVTVPAGGTATVTVTVQARADLPERYFGGAVTATGGGVQVQTPVALDLAHHRLTLKLVGPDGEAPTPEQSWVSVLTDLDRQTVLVLGDPATTTYRVRAGRYVVQTYLVSGDPSLPHVTSLVRPSLDLTTDAALTMDARLAKPIAVSVPNPKATAVFQEAGWTIRTEQPQIWGSNDPYGALMYVSLDRLRTAQIGAGRTPGFVSYVHGMWGQRAEDGSLHNSPYVYRVYLYEPEKMMTGLTRKLRAGDFATVRSQISADVAGMPVARTAVAHAPGNSPVYREGRNVPPSFTYDVPSTITEYYNQDKKAVWQSTSAQIGYTYYQSAWTSFRPGRTYTVKWANAVAGPVFPEPNFGQQFATRYWGDLIGGPGPLHGDGSGHMGFRHTVGGSVQVDLYRNGVKIGDASEAPWVWNVPAETGDYRLAATFRSDPAFTLSTQVDAEWTFKSGHVADGELVKLPMTAIRFTPELDIDNRAPAGRLFAIPVSLDRQVGAAPGRTRTLSVEASFDDGKTWQQLTVRRSGEKAVAWVHNPAGTGFVSLRAAATDTSGNTVKQTIIRAYRY comes from the coding sequence ATGCGTTCAATTCGGAAGTTATCGGCGCTGACACTGCTGGTGCTCGGCGTCTCGGCGGTGGCTCCGGGCGGTTCGCCGGCATCGGCGCAGCCCGGGGCCGCGCAGCCGGCGACCACACCCCCGGTCGCGGCCAAGCCCCGGACGGTCACTCTGCTCACCGGCGACACCGTCCACCTCAGCACCGTGAACGGCCAGACGGCTGTCGACGTCGTGCCGGGCAAGGGGCGGGAAAAGATCCCGTTCCTCACTCACCGGGCCGGCGAGGACGTGCGGGTCATCCCCGCCGACGCCGTCGGCCTGCTCAACCGGGGCAAGCTCGACGAGCGGCTCTTCGACATCTCGACGCTGGTCGACTTCGGCTACGACGACAAGCGGGCCACCCTGCCGCTCATCGTCCAGCACAGCGGTGCCGCCCCCGCCGGCCTGACCGGCGCCCGGACCACCCGGAAGCTTTCCGGGGCGAGCGCTGTCGCGGAGAGCCGGGCGGACGCGGTGTCCTTCTGGAACACCGTCACGTCCACCGCGAGCGGGACCGAGCGGCACCTGCGGGCCGGGTTCGACAAGATCTGGCTCGACGGGCTGCGCCAACCCACCCTCGACGTCAGCGTCCCGCTCACCGGCGCGCCCGAAGCCTGGCAGGCCGGCTGGACGGGAACGGGGGTGAAGGTCGGCGTGATCGACACCGGCGTCGACCAGACCCACCCCGACCTGGCCGGCAACGTCGCCGCCGCGGAGAACTTCACCGCCGAGCCGGACGCCCTCGACCGGATCGGCCACGGCACCCACGTCGCCTCCACCATCGTCGGTAGCGGGGCTGCGTCGCAGGGCCGCTACAAGGGCATGGCGCCCGGCGCGAGCCTCTACAGCGCCAAGGTCTGCATGGAGGAGGGCTGCCCGGAATCGGCGATCCTGGCTGGCATGACCTGGGCGGCGGAGCAGGGCGTCAAGGTCGCCAACATGAGCCTCGGCGGACCGGACAGCCCGGGAACCGACCCGATCGAGGCGGCCGTGGCCGACCTCACTCAGCGCTACGGCGTCCTTTTCGTCGTCGCCGCTGGCAACAGCGGCGAGGGCGGCGAGTCCACGGTGAACTCGCCCGGCAGCGCGGCCGAGGCGCTCACCGTGGGCGCCGTGACCAAGGCGGGCGAGCTGGCCTGGTTCTCGAGCCGGGGTCCGCGCGTGGGTGACGCCGGCATCAAGCCGGACATCACCGCGCCCGGCGTCGGGATCGTCGCCGCCCGCAGTTCGATCTCCGCCTACGAGCCGGACGCCGGGAACCCGCAGTACACCAGCCTCAACGGCACCTCGATGGCGACTCCGCACGTGGCCGGTGCGGCGGCGATCCTGGCCCAGCAGCACCCGGACTGGACGCCTGAACGGATCAAGTCCACGCTGATGGCCGCCGCGCAGCCGAACGCCGACATCGGCGTCTACGAGCAGGGCGCGGGCTTCCTCGACGTCGCCCGGGCGACCCGGCAGACCGTCACGGCGAGCCCGGTCAGCGTCGCCTTCGAGCGGAACACCGCTGCGCAGCAGCGCACCATCACGTACGCGAACAGCGGCTCTTCCGCCCGCACCCTGGCCGTCTCGTTCGACGCCAGGGACGCCGACGGCGCCCCGGCGCCGGCCGGCCTGTTCAGCCTCAGCGCCTCCTCGGTGACGGTCCCGGCCGGCGGCACGGCCACCGTGACCGTCACCGTGCAGGCCCGCGCCGACCTGCCCGAGCGCTACTTCGGCGGTGCGGTGACCGCCACCGGCGGCGGCGTGCAGGTGCAGACCCCGGTCGCGCTCGACCTCGCCCATCACCGGCTGACCCTCAAGCTCGTCGGACCGGACGGGGAAGCGCCCACGCCCGAGCAGAGCTGGGTGAGCGTCCTGACCGACCTGGACCGGCAGACCGTCCTGGTGCTCGGCGACCCGGCGACCACCACGTACCGGGTCCGCGCAGGCCGGTACGTGGTCCAGACCTACCTGGTGAGTGGCGACCCGTCCCTCCCGCACGTCACGTCGCTGGTGCGCCCGAGCCTCGACCTGACCACGGACGCGGCGCTCACCATGGACGCCCGCCTGGCGAAGCCGATCGCGGTGTCGGTGCCGAATCCGAAGGCCACTGCGGTCTTCCAGGAGGCCGGCTGGACGATCCGGACCGAGCAGCCGCAGATCTGGGGCAGCAACGATCCGTACGGCGCGCTGATGTACGTCTCCCTCGACCGCCTGCGGACCGCGCAGATCGGGGCCGGCAGGACGCCCGGCTTCGTCTCCTACGTGCACGGGATGTGGGGCCAGCGGGCCGAGGACGGCAGCCTGCACAACAGCCCGTACGTCTACCGGGTCTACCTCTACGAGCCGGAGAAGATGATGACCGGGCTGACCCGCAAGCTGCGCGCGGGCGACTTCGCCACGGTCCGCTCCCAGATCAGCGCGGACGTGGCCGGCATGCCGGTGGCGCGGACCGCGGTCGCGCACGCGCCCGGCAACTCACCGGTCTATCGGGAGGGGCGCAACGTCCCGCCGAGCTTCACCTACGACGTGCCCAGCACGATCACCGAGTACTACAACCAGGACAAGAAGGCGGTGTGGCAGTCGACCTCGGCCCAGATCGGGTACACGTACTACCAGTCGGCGTGGACCAGCTTCCGGCCCGGGCGTACGTACACCGTGAAGTGGGCCAACGCGGTGGCCGGGCCGGTCTTCCCGGAGCCGAACTTCGGCCAGCAGTTCGCCACCCGCTACTGGGGCGACCTGATCGGCGGGCCGGGGCCGCTGCACGGCGACGGCAGCGGACACATGGGCTTCCGGCACACCGTCGGCGGCAGCGTGCAGGTGGACCTCTACCGCAACGGGGTGAAGATCGGCGACGCGAGCGAGGCGCCCTGGGTGTGGAACGTGCCGGCGGAGACTGGTGACTACCGGCTGGCCGCGACCTTCCGCAGCGACCCGGCGTTCACCCTGTCGACCCAGGTCGACGCCGAGTGGACCTTCAAGTCCGGGCACGTGGCCGACGGCGAGCTGGTGAAGCTGCCGATGACGGCGATCCGGTTCACCCCGGAGCTCGACATCGACAACCGGGCGCCGGCCGGCCGGCTGTTCGCGATCCCGGTCTCGCTCGACCGGCAGGTCGGGGCGGCGCCGGGCCGGACCAGGACCTTGTCCGTCGAGGCGTCCTTCGACGACGGCAAGACCTGGCAGCAGCTGACCGTACGGCGGTCCGGCGAGAAGGCGGTCGCCTGGGTGCACAACCCGGCCGGCACCGGCTTCGTCTCGCTGCGGGCCGCCGCGACGGACACCAGCGGTAACACGGTCAAGCAGACCATCATCCGCGCCTACCGGTACTGA
- a CDS encoding prepilin peptidase — MAALALTPLLRLAAIRYAVHPDRPERTGCDGCAAPIGLDRPWPALGPAARCGGCGARIGPPPGAVELAVLAVLALLALTGPPPVELAATAWWLGWAVPLVFVDLAVHRLPNRLTWPAAAGTWLLLGVAALAGAGPASWLRATGAGLGLAAFFATSTLLLGRRGFGLGDAKLALSAGALLGWYGWALPVVGLLLAVTASGLVAAGLLVARRVRWSSHLPFGPYLVLSTAGALLLARW, encoded by the coding sequence TTGGCCGCGCTGGCGCTCACCCCGCTGCTGCGGCTGGCCGCGATCCGGTACGCCGTACACCCGGACCGGCCGGAGCGGACCGGCTGCGACGGCTGCGCCGCCCCGATCGGGCTGGACCGGCCCTGGCCGGCGCTCGGCCCGGCGGCCCGCTGCGGCGGCTGCGGCGCGCGGATCGGCCCGCCACCCGGCGCCGTCGAGCTGGCTGTGCTGGCGGTGCTGGCGCTGCTGGCGCTGACCGGTCCGCCGCCGGTCGAACTGGCCGCGACGGCCTGGTGGCTGGGCTGGGCGGTGCCGCTGGTCTTCGTGGACCTGGCGGTGCACCGGCTGCCGAACCGGCTCACCTGGCCGGCGGCGGCCGGGACCTGGCTGCTGCTCGGGGTGGCGGCGCTGGCCGGGGCCGGCCCGGCGTCCTGGCTGCGGGCCACCGGCGCCGGGCTGGGGCTGGCCGCCTTCTTCGCGACCAGCACGCTGCTGCTCGGCCGGCGCGGCTTCGGCCTCGGCGACGCGAAACTGGCGCTGAGTGCCGGTGCCCTGCTCGGCTGGTACGGCTGGGCGTTGCCGGTGGTCGGGCTGCTGCTCGCGGTCACCGCCTCCGGGCTGGTCGCGGCGGGCCTGCTGGTGGCGCGCCGGGTGCGCTGGTCGAGTCACCTGCCGTTCGGCCCCTACCTGGTGCTCAGCACCGCCGGCGCCCTGCTCCTGGCCCGGTGGTAG